Proteins encoded within one genomic window of Microbacterium soli:
- a CDS encoding transcriptional regulator, translated as MNELDPVIHATSRLRITAALATLADGESIAFPRLQELLEMTSGNLSTHLRRLEDAGYVLSEKAFLGVKPVTYLSLTTAGRRAFEDYTTQLRALLGDIRPPGRIR; from the coding sequence ATGAACGAACTCGACCCCGTCATCCACGCCACGTCCCGGCTGCGGATCACGGCCGCTCTCGCGACGCTCGCGGACGGCGAGAGCATCGCCTTCCCGCGGCTGCAGGAGTTGTTGGAGATGACCTCCGGCAACCTCTCCACCCACCTGCGCAGGCTGGAGGATGCCGGTTACGTGCTCTCCGAGAAGGCCTTTCTCGGCGTCAAGCCCGTCACCTACCTGTCCTTGACGACAGCGGGTCGGCGCGCCTTCGAGGACTACACGACGCAGCTGCGCGCGCTGCTCGGCGACATCCGGCCGCCGGGACGAATACGCTGA
- a CDS encoding aldo/keto reductase — protein sequence MTIPTLEFNDGNHIPQLGYGVFLVPPAEAERAVSEALEAGYRHIDTAAIYRNEEGVGAAIARSGIPREELFITTKLWNDRHHGDEPDKAIAESLERLGLEHVDLYLVHWPTPAKDDYVHAWEKMIGIRERGLVRSIGVSNHLVPHLERIVAETGVVPAVNQIELHPAHQQREITEWAAAHGVRIESWGPLGQGKYDLFGTGPVAAAAEATGRTPAQVVLRWHLQKGFIVFPKSVHAERMRENLDVFGFELDDAQMAAIDALDPLDGSGRVGSHPNDVN from the coding sequence ATGACGATCCCCACTCTCGAGTTCAACGATGGAAACCACATCCCCCAGCTCGGCTACGGTGTCTTCCTCGTGCCGCCGGCTGAGGCGGAGCGCGCGGTCAGCGAGGCGCTGGAGGCCGGGTACCGGCACATCGACACCGCCGCGATCTACCGCAACGAGGAGGGGGTGGGTGCGGCGATCGCCCGCAGCGGCATCCCGCGCGAGGAGCTCTTCATCACGACGAAGCTGTGGAACGACCGCCACCACGGCGACGAGCCCGACAAGGCCATCGCGGAGAGTCTGGAGCGGCTCGGGCTGGAGCACGTCGACCTGTACCTCGTGCACTGGCCGACCCCGGCGAAGGACGACTACGTGCACGCGTGGGAGAAGATGATCGGCATCCGTGAGCGCGGCCTGGTCCGCTCCATCGGCGTCTCCAACCACCTCGTGCCGCACCTCGAGCGCATCGTCGCCGAGACCGGCGTCGTCCCCGCCGTGAACCAGATCGAGCTGCATCCCGCCCACCAGCAGCGCGAGATCACCGAATGGGCGGCCGCCCACGGCGTGCGCATCGAATCCTGGGGTCCGCTCGGACAGGGCAAGTACGACCTGTTCGGCACGGGCCCGGTGGCCGCCGCCGCGGAGGCCACCGGCCGCACCCCCGCGCAGGTCGTGCTGCGCTGGCACCTTCAGAAGGGCTTCATCGTCTTCCCGAAGTCCGTGCATGCCGAGCGGATGCGCGAGAACCTCGACGTGTTCGGCTTCGAGCTCGACGACGCGCAGATGGCCGCCATCGACGCCCTCGACCCGCTGGACGGGTCCGGCCGTGTGGGCTCGCATCCGAACGATGTGAACTGA
- the msuE gene encoding FMN reductase — translation MPAPYSVVVVSGSLHEPSKTTALLRAIADAVAARIEVDVRVIEITRIGPGLAGALRRDDLPADVEAQLRAVEEADLLIVGSPVYRASFTGLFKHLFDFIGQYALVGKPVLLAATGGGERHALIIEHQLRPLFAFFQALTLPLGVYASNTDFDGYEISSAPILSRINLAAERAVPLIGFSSVADPRALAAF, via the coding sequence ATGCCAGCCCCCTATAGCGTCGTCGTCGTGTCCGGATCCCTGCATGAGCCCAGCAAGACCACGGCTCTGCTGCGCGCCATCGCGGACGCCGTCGCCGCGCGGATCGAGGTCGACGTGCGGGTCATCGAGATCACCCGCATCGGGCCGGGACTGGCGGGCGCGCTGCGCCGCGACGATCTGCCCGCGGATGTGGAGGCGCAGCTGCGCGCCGTCGAGGAGGCCGACCTGCTCATCGTCGGCAGCCCCGTCTACCGCGCGTCCTTCACAGGGCTGTTCAAGCACCTGTTCGACTTCATCGGGCAGTACGCGCTGGTGGGCAAGCCCGTGCTGCTGGCGGCCACCGGCGGCGGGGAGCGGCACGCGCTGATCATCGAGCACCAGCTGCGACCGCTGTTCGCCTTCTTCCAGGCGCTGACCCTGCCGCTGGGCGTGTACGCCAGCAACACCGACTTCGACGGCTACGAGATCTCCTCGGCACCGATCCTGTCCCGCATCAACCTGGCGGCTGAGCGCGCCGTCCCGCTGATCGGCTTCTCATCGGTGGCGGACCCGCGGGCGCTCGCAGCCTTCTGA
- a CDS encoding thioredoxin domain-containing protein, translating into MTNRLADTLSPYLRAHADNPVDWHPWGQEAFDEARRRDVPLLISIGYSTCHWCHVMARESFSDEATAAQINDGFVAVKIDREEHPAVDAAFMASASAFTQNLGWPLTVFTTPQGAAFYAGTYWPSRARGGTPAFRDVLTAVREAWTDRHAEVVSSAEAVVEALRAAAHAPESGVPDARALRDAATSIIEREDREFGGFGGAPKFPMATALRFLQHPAAGGADAVDRALEAMAASELRDAVDGGFFRYATGRDWTVPHYERMLTDNAQLLQVALDAEREDIVRGIADFLLNVLRRDGGAFGAAQDSESWIGGERSEGGYYRRDAAGRAALEPPTVDGKVITGWNGLAIGALARAGAVLDEPGWIDAAASAAERVLTVNRSAGELVRSSLDGRAATAVATEADLGLLADGLFSLALATGDASWAMRGLEVLGAQADPDPVLAAQGIVRGADDGDGDLPSGPAALASAHLTAWLLGAGQEHRVRADRLVAGVAGRALQHPIAYGAILRVAAGLAVPPRQVVAVISTRDGALADRAREADADVIAVVTPAQARAFADAGFELFEGRDVSDGVVYDCRDFVCRMPVAEPRELALSR; encoded by the coding sequence ATGACGAACCGGCTCGCCGACACCCTCAGCCCCTATCTGCGCGCGCACGCCGACAACCCGGTGGACTGGCATCCCTGGGGCCAGGAGGCCTTCGACGAGGCGCGACGGCGCGATGTGCCGCTGCTGATCTCCATCGGGTACTCCACGTGTCACTGGTGTCATGTCATGGCCCGCGAGTCGTTCTCCGACGAGGCCACGGCCGCACAGATCAACGACGGGTTCGTGGCGGTCAAGATCGACCGCGAGGAGCATCCCGCCGTCGATGCGGCGTTCATGGCCTCGGCATCCGCCTTCACGCAGAACCTCGGCTGGCCGCTGACGGTGTTCACCACGCCGCAGGGCGCCGCGTTCTACGCCGGCACGTATTGGCCCTCCCGAGCGCGGGGCGGCACGCCGGCGTTCCGCGACGTCCTCACGGCGGTGCGGGAGGCGTGGACCGATCGGCATGCCGAGGTGGTGTCCTCGGCGGAGGCCGTCGTCGAGGCGCTGCGCGCCGCCGCGCACGCGCCCGAGTCCGGCGTCCCCGATGCACGGGCGCTGCGCGACGCGGCGACGTCGATCATCGAGCGCGAGGATCGAGAGTTCGGCGGGTTCGGCGGCGCGCCGAAGTTCCCGATGGCCACCGCGCTGCGGTTCCTGCAGCATCCGGCGGCGGGCGGGGCGGATGCCGTGGACCGCGCGCTGGAGGCGATGGCGGCATCCGAGCTGCGGGATGCGGTCGACGGCGGCTTCTTCCGCTATGCCACCGGACGGGACTGGACGGTGCCCCACTACGAGCGCATGCTGACCGACAACGCCCAGCTGCTGCAGGTGGCGCTGGATGCCGAGCGGGAGGACATCGTGCGCGGCATCGCGGACTTCCTGCTGAACGTCCTGCGACGCGACGGTGGGGCCTTCGGGGCCGCGCAGGACTCGGAGTCGTGGATCGGCGGCGAGCGCAGCGAGGGCGGGTACTACCGGCGGGATGCCGCAGGGCGTGCCGCGCTGGAGCCGCCGACGGTCGACGGCAAGGTGATCACCGGCTGGAACGGGCTCGCGATCGGTGCGCTGGCACGGGCCGGTGCCGTGCTGGACGAGCCGGGCTGGATCGATGCGGCCGCCTCCGCCGCGGAGCGCGTGCTCACGGTCAATCGCTCCGCGGGGGAGCTGGTGCGCTCGTCGCTGGACGGCCGGGCTGCGACAGCCGTCGCCACGGAAGCCGACCTGGGCCTGCTGGCGGACGGTCTGTTCTCACTGGCGCTCGCGACCGGCGACGCCTCCTGGGCGATGCGGGGCCTGGAGGTGCTGGGCGCCCAGGCGGACCCGGACCCCGTGCTCGCGGCGCAGGGGATCGTCCGCGGAGCCGACGACGGCGACGGTGATCTGCCGTCGGGGCCGGCGGCGCTGGCATCCGCCCATCTGACGGCCTGGCTGCTGGGGGCGGGCCAGGAGCATCGGGTGCGGGCGGACCGGCTCGTCGCGGGCGTCGCGGGGCGCGCGCTCCAGCACCCGATCGCCTACGGTGCGATCCTGCGCGTCGCGGCCGGGCTGGCTGTGCCGCCGCGGCAGGTCGTCGCCGTGATCTCCACCCGCGACGGCGCGCTGGCAGACCGGGCGCGGGAGGCCGACGCCGACGTGATCGCCGTGGTCACACCCGCGCAGGCGCGGGCGTTCGCGGATGCCGGGTTCGAGCTGTTCGAAGGTCGGGACGTCTCCGACGGCGTGGTCTACGACTGCCGTGATTTCGTGTGCAGGATGCCGGTCGCCGAGCCCCGGGAGCTGGCCCTCAGCCGCTGA
- a CDS encoding dolichyl-phosphate-mannose--protein mannosyltransferase yields the protein MSSPAPLLPPTAERATLWERLRDRTMGDPARARLRGVLAPVLITVLAAVLRLVHLAHPHQIMFDETYYVKDAWSLWNLGYEGKWGEGADAQLPDGDVSAMRTAASFVVHPPLGKWIIALGMAVFGPGSSFGWRVTTALLGSLTVLLVYLVALLLTRSRAVAGIAAGLLAVDGLGIVLSRIALLDGILTFFIMLGTLFVLLDRRRTLAVPAARAVAAVGGEHDADGRTRMTGPVLWARPWLIAAGVAFGAASAVKWSGVYALAVFGLYTVVVDALARRRAGVVLWPTDAVLRQGPASFLLLVGPALATYLVSWTGWLVTAGGYDRDADANPLVALWKYHEAILSFHVGLASPHPYASPAWQWPLLLRPTAIWVGEDPSGCGVDHCIAVVSSVPNPLIWYASVAAAVYLLLRFVRGLIERAPAGPAITFPLAGLIATYVPWLLVGSRTIFQFYTISMAPFLVIGLAVALRTLAGSADAPLHRRQAGQRTVVVYLCVVLLVSAFYYPVWTGMSVPYEFWLIHNWLPGWI from the coding sequence GTGAGCTCGCCCGCCCCCCTGCTGCCGCCGACCGCTGAGCGGGCGACGCTGTGGGAGCGTCTGCGCGACCGCACGATGGGGGATCCCGCCCGTGCGCGACTGCGGGGGGTGCTCGCCCCCGTGCTGATCACCGTGCTCGCGGCGGTGCTGCGGCTGGTGCACCTCGCGCATCCGCACCAGATCATGTTCGACGAGACGTACTACGTGAAGGACGCCTGGTCGCTGTGGAATCTGGGCTATGAGGGGAAATGGGGCGAGGGCGCGGACGCGCAGCTGCCGGACGGCGACGTCTCCGCCATGCGGACGGCCGCGTCGTTCGTCGTGCATCCCCCGCTCGGCAAGTGGATCATCGCCCTCGGCATGGCCGTGTTCGGTCCCGGCTCCAGTTTCGGATGGCGGGTGACGACGGCGCTGCTGGGCTCGCTGACCGTGCTGCTCGTCTACCTCGTCGCCCTGCTGCTGACCCGTTCGCGCGCCGTCGCCGGCATCGCCGCCGGGCTGCTGGCCGTCGACGGCCTCGGCATCGTCCTCAGCCGCATCGCCCTGCTGGACGGCATCCTCACGTTCTTCATCATGCTCGGCACGCTGTTCGTGCTCCTGGATCGTCGCCGCACCCTGGCGGTGCCGGCCGCCCGCGCGGTCGCCGCTGTCGGCGGGGAGCACGACGCGGACGGCAGGACCCGCATGACGGGTCCCGTGCTGTGGGCGCGGCCGTGGCTGATCGCCGCGGGCGTCGCGTTCGGGGCGGCCTCCGCGGTGAAGTGGTCGGGCGTGTACGCGCTGGCGGTGTTCGGCCTGTACACGGTCGTCGTCGACGCGCTCGCGCGCCGCCGCGCGGGTGTCGTGCTGTGGCCGACGGATGCCGTGCTCCGCCAGGGCCCGGCATCCTTCCTGCTGCTGGTCGGCCCCGCCCTGGCGACGTACCTCGTCTCCTGGACGGGCTGGCTCGTCACCGCCGGGGGCTACGACCGGGATGCGGATGCCAACCCGCTGGTCGCGCTGTGGAAGTATCACGAGGCGATCCTGAGCTTCCACGTCGGGCTGGCCAGCCCGCATCCGTATGCGAGCCCGGCCTGGCAGTGGCCGCTGCTGCTGCGGCCCACGGCGATCTGGGTGGGAGAGGATCCCTCCGGATGCGGCGTCGACCACTGCATCGCCGTGGTCTCCTCCGTGCCGAACCCGCTGATCTGGTACGCAAGCGTCGCCGCTGCGGTGTACCTGCTGCTGCGGTTCGTGCGGGGGCTCATCGAGCGCGCCCCGGCGGGGCCCGCGATCACGTTCCCTCTCGCGGGGCTGATCGCCACCTACGTGCCATGGCTGCTGGTCGGCAGCCGGACGATCTTCCAGTTCTACACGATCTCGATGGCGCCGTTCCTCGTGATCGGGCTGGCCGTCGCGCTGCGCACGCTGGCCGGCTCCGCGGACGCCCCGCTGCATCGGCGGCAGGCGGGGCAGCGCACGGTCGTCGTGTACCTGTGCGTCGTGCTGCTGGTCTCGGCGTTCTACTACCCGGTGTGGACGGGGATGAGCGTGCCGTACGAGTTCTGGCTCATCCACAATTGGCTGCCGGGCTGGATCTGA
- the rsmI gene encoding 16S rRNA (cytidine(1402)-2'-O)-methyltransferase, with protein sequence MIILAATPIGNLADASRRLVEVLENAEIVVAEDTRTTQSLLRALGIANRPRLIALHDHNEKDKAAEIAELAAEQDVVVVSDAGMPAVSDPGYGLVAAAVERGVAVTAVPGPSAVLMALAISGLPTDRFTFEGFLPRRPAERRRVLESVAAEPRTMVFFESPSRLAASLADMGAAFGADRRMAVCRELTKLYEQVRRGTASELAEWAAQGVKGEIVVVVSGAAPVEVPLADAVAQVLALVASGTRLKDACGEVAAATGRSSRDLYQAALAAR encoded by the coding sequence GTGATCATCCTCGCGGCGACTCCGATCGGCAACCTCGCAGACGCCTCGCGGCGCCTGGTCGAGGTGCTGGAGAACGCCGAGATCGTCGTCGCCGAGGACACCCGCACCACGCAGAGCCTGCTGCGGGCGCTGGGGATCGCGAACCGTCCGCGGCTGATCGCCCTGCACGACCACAACGAGAAGGACAAGGCGGCGGAGATCGCCGAGCTCGCGGCGGAGCAGGACGTCGTCGTCGTCAGCGATGCCGGGATGCCCGCCGTGAGCGACCCCGGTTACGGGCTGGTGGCGGCCGCCGTCGAACGCGGCGTGGCGGTCACCGCGGTCCCCGGACCCAGCGCCGTGCTCATGGCGCTCGCCATCTCCGGGCTCCCCACGGACCGGTTCACGTTCGAGGGCTTCCTGCCGCGCAGGCCCGCCGAACGTCGGCGGGTGCTGGAGAGCGTCGCGGCGGAGCCGCGCACCATGGTGTTCTTCGAGTCGCCCTCGCGTCTGGCCGCGTCGCTGGCGGACATGGGCGCGGCGTTCGGCGCGGATCGCCGCATGGCCGTGTGCCGCGAGCTCACGAAGCTGTACGAACAGGTGCGCCGCGGCACGGCGTCCGAACTGGCCGAGTGGGCCGCGCAGGGCGTGAAGGGCGAGATCGTCGTGGTCGTCTCGGGCGCGGCGCCCGTGGAGGTGCCGCTGGCGGATGCCGTGGCGCAGGTGCTGGCGCTCGTCGCGTCCGGCACACGCCTGAAGGATGCCTGCGGCGAGGTCGCCGCCGCGACGGGCCGCTCCTCCCGCGACCTCTACCAGGCCGCGCTCGCCGCGCGATGA
- the metG gene encoding methionine--tRNA ligase, whose product MPAGESFYITTPIYYPSDVPHIGHGYTSVAVDTLARWHRQSGDDTWMLTGTDEHGQKMLRAAAANDVTPQEWVDKLVGESWFPLLETLDVANDDFIRTTQERHEKNVQVFFQKLYDAGYIYAGEYEALYCVGCEEFKPESEIVDGTGPFEGLKVCAIHSKPLELLQEKNYFFKLSEFQGRLLELYRTEPDFVRPDSARNEVVSFVSQGLKDLSISRSTFDWGIPLPWDESHVIYVWVDALLNYVTAVGYGADEEQFARRWPAYHVVGKDILRFHAVIWPALLMAAGLDVPKGVFAHGWLLVGGEKMSKSKLTGIAPTEITDVFGSDAYRFYFLSAIAFGQDGSFSWEDLSARYQAELANGFGNLASRTIAMIEKYFGGAVPEPSDYAERDLEIQKTLTDAVAAADAAIEHFRIDEAIHAIWTLVDELNHYITENEPWTLAKRADGGDEAQRDRLRTVLYTCAEGLRALAVLLSPVMPESTGRLWDALGVEESLGALTAQPIREAGSWGVLRPGTTVTTLAPLFPRVEQTA is encoded by the coding sequence ATGCCCGCAGGCGAATCGTTCTACATCACCACGCCGATCTACTATCCCAGCGACGTGCCGCACATCGGCCACGGCTACACGTCCGTCGCCGTGGACACGCTCGCGCGCTGGCACCGCCAGTCCGGCGACGACACCTGGATGCTCACCGGCACCGACGAGCACGGCCAGAAGATGCTGCGCGCCGCCGCCGCCAATGACGTGACCCCGCAGGAGTGGGTCGACAAGCTCGTCGGCGAGAGCTGGTTCCCCCTGCTGGAGACCCTCGACGTCGCCAACGACGACTTCATCCGCACCACGCAGGAGCGGCACGAGAAGAACGTGCAGGTCTTCTTCCAGAAGCTGTACGACGCCGGCTACATCTACGCGGGCGAGTACGAGGCGCTGTACTGCGTGGGCTGCGAGGAGTTCAAGCCCGAGTCCGAGATCGTCGACGGCACGGGCCCCTTCGAGGGGCTAAAGGTCTGCGCCATCCACTCGAAGCCGCTGGAACTGCTGCAGGAGAAGAACTACTTCTTCAAGCTCAGCGAATTCCAGGGGCGGCTGCTGGAGCTGTACCGGACCGAGCCGGACTTCGTGCGCCCCGACTCGGCGCGCAATGAGGTCGTCTCCTTCGTCAGCCAGGGGCTGAAGGACCTGTCGATCTCCCGCTCCACGTTCGACTGGGGCATCCCGCTGCCGTGGGACGAGTCGCACGTCATCTACGTGTGGGTCGACGCCCTGCTCAACTACGTCACCGCGGTCGGCTACGGTGCGGACGAGGAGCAGTTCGCCCGGCGCTGGCCGGCGTACCACGTGGTCGGCAAGGACATCCTGCGCTTCCACGCCGTGATCTGGCCGGCGCTGCTGATGGCGGCCGGGCTCGATGTGCCCAAGGGCGTGTTCGCGCACGGCTGGCTGCTGGTGGGCGGCGAGAAGATGTCGAAGTCGAAGCTCACCGGCATCGCCCCGACCGAGATCACCGACGTGTTCGGCTCGGACGCCTACCGGTTCTACTTCCTCTCGGCGATCGCGTTCGGCCAGGACGGTTCGTTCTCCTGGGAGGACCTGTCGGCCCGCTACCAGGCCGAGCTCGCCAACGGGTTCGGCAACCTCGCCTCCCGCACCATCGCGATGATCGAGAAGTACTTCGGCGGCGCCGTGCCGGAGCCGTCCGACTACGCCGAGCGCGACCTGGAGATCCAGAAGACGCTGACGGATGCCGTGGCCGCGGCGGATGCCGCGATCGAGCACTTCCGCATCGACGAGGCCATCCACGCGATCTGGACGCTCGTGGACGAGCTCAACCACTACATCACCGAGAACGAGCCGTGGACCCTCGCCAAGCGGGCGGACGGCGGAGACGAGGCGCAGCGCGACCGCCTGCGCACCGTGCTCTACACCTGCGCCGAGGGCCTGCGGGCCCTGGCTGTGCTGCTGTCCCCGGTGATGCCGGAGTCCACCGGCAGGCTGTGGGACGCGCTGGGTGTGGAGGAGTCGCTGGGGGCGCTCACCGCGCAGCCCATCCGGGAGGCCGGTTCCTGGGGCGTGCTGAGACCCGGCACGACGGTCACGACCCTCGCGCCGCTGTTCCCGCGCGTGGAGCAGACCGCGTAG
- a CDS encoding TatD family hydrolase: MAETYVRERSTKGRRDLSYPASPEPLTIPVYDNHCHLEITDGVEPLSLREQLDRAGAVGIAGVVQASGDVESSRWAVEAAASDPRVLAAVAIHPNDAPIYKQEGRLDEAIAVIDALAAHPRTRAIGETGLDYFRTGEAGRPAQHESFEAHIALAKKHGIAMQIHDRDAHDDVLETLARVGAPERTVFHCFSGDDAMARVAADAGYWLSFAGNVTFKNAQNLRDALHVAPLERILVETDAPFLTPVPLRGRPNAPYLVPLTVRFMAAELGLDVDELCARLAANTVAVYGSFD, translated from the coding sequence ATGGCGGAGACCTATGTGCGCGAGCGCTCCACGAAGGGGCGCAGGGATCTGAGCTACCCGGCCTCGCCGGAGCCCCTCACGATCCCGGTGTACGACAACCACTGCCACCTGGAGATCACCGATGGCGTGGAGCCGCTGAGCTTGCGCGAGCAGCTCGACCGCGCCGGGGCCGTCGGGATCGCCGGCGTCGTGCAGGCGTCCGGCGACGTCGAGTCCTCCCGCTGGGCGGTGGAGGCGGCGGCCTCCGACCCGCGCGTGCTCGCGGCCGTCGCGATCCACCCCAACGACGCTCCGATCTACAAGCAGGAGGGCCGCCTGGACGAGGCGATCGCGGTGATCGACGCGCTCGCCGCGCACCCGCGCACCCGGGCGATCGGCGAGACCGGACTGGACTACTTCCGCACCGGAGAAGCCGGCCGCCCCGCCCAGCACGAGTCCTTCGAGGCGCACATCGCGCTGGCGAAGAAGCACGGCATCGCGATGCAGATCCACGATCGCGATGCGCACGACGACGTGCTGGAGACCCTCGCCCGCGTCGGCGCGCCCGAGCGCACCGTGTTCCACTGCTTCTCCGGCGACGACGCCATGGCGCGAGTGGCGGCGGATGCCGGATACTGGCTGTCCTTCGCCGGCAACGTCACGTTCAAGAACGCGCAGAACCTGCGTGACGCCCTGCACGTGGCGCCGCTGGAGCGCATCCTCGTCGAGACGGATGCGCCGTTCCTCACGCCCGTCCCGCTGCGCGGCCGGCCCAACGCGCCCTACCTCGTGCCGTTGACGGTGCGGTTCATGGCCGCTGAGCTCGGCTTGGACGTCGACGAGCTGTGCGCGCGGCTGGCGGCCAACACCGTCGCCGTCTACGGCTCGTTCGACTGA